From Lujinxingia litoralis, a single genomic window includes:
- a CDS encoding L-threonylcarbamoyladenylate synthase: MSTQKGSETPQVVVVDRGQPERERLRAPAAALRRGELVAFPTETVYGLGANALDAEAIAKIYEAKGRPANNPLIVHVPDLASAKALAARWPEEATRLAEAFWPGPLTLVVPRKEEVVATVSAGLDTVGLRVPAHPVARALLEEAGVPVAAPSANLYTQTSPTRAAHVLKSLGGRVGWVIDGGATEVGVESTVVSLAGEVPVLLRPGMVSLEALREVVGEVHTLAEAPAEDAPRQSPGLARRHYAPGVPLRVREKEAIEADLRQGRGQGVGCVVREALRCEGAVAVVLPRDAAGFAAGLYDALHRLERLGVDAIWVEAPPGEAAWEAIRDRLDRAAH; encoded by the coding sequence ATGAGCACACAGAAGGGCAGTGAAACTCCGCAGGTGGTGGTGGTCGATCGGGGGCAGCCGGAGCGCGAGCGTCTGAGGGCTCCGGCCGCGGCGTTGCGCCGCGGCGAACTGGTGGCCTTTCCGACCGAGACGGTCTACGGGCTGGGCGCCAACGCGCTGGATGCCGAGGCGATCGCCAAGATCTACGAGGCGAAGGGGCGGCCGGCCAACAACCCGCTGATCGTGCACGTGCCCGATCTCGCGTCGGCAAAAGCGTTGGCCGCGCGGTGGCCCGAGGAGGCGACTCGCCTGGCCGAGGCGTTTTGGCCGGGGCCGCTCACGCTGGTGGTGCCGCGTAAGGAGGAGGTTGTGGCCACGGTCAGCGCCGGGCTCGATACCGTGGGTCTGCGGGTACCGGCGCATCCGGTAGCGCGGGCCTTGCTCGAAGAGGCCGGCGTGCCGGTGGCCGCCCCCAGTGCCAATCTCTACACCCAGACCTCGCCAACGCGGGCAGCGCATGTGCTGAAGAGCCTGGGAGGGCGTGTGGGGTGGGTGATCGACGGCGGCGCCACCGAGGTTGGTGTGGAGTCGACGGTGGTGAGCCTGGCTGGCGAGGTGCCGGTGCTGCTGCGTCCGGGGATGGTGAGCCTGGAGGCGTTGCGGGAGGTGGTGGGGGAGGTGCATACCCTGGCGGAGGCCCCGGCCGAAGACGCGCCCCGGCAGTCGCCGGGGCTGGCGCGGCGGCACTATGCGCCCGGGGTGCCCTTGAGGGTGCGAGAGAAGGAGGCGATCGAAGCCGACCTGCGCCAGGGGCGTGGCCAGGGTGTGGGGTGTGTGGTGCGCGAGGCGTTGCGTTGCGAGGGGGCGGTGGCGGTGGTCTTGCCCCGCGACGCGGCGGGCTTTGCCGCCGGTCTTTACGACGCGCTGCATCGCCTTGAGCGCCTGGGCGTGGATGCGATCTGGGTGGAGGCCCCGCCGGGTGAGGCGGCCTGGGAGGCGATTCGAGATCGCCTCGATCGCGCGGCGCATTGA
- a CDS encoding HAD family hydrolase — MQGQAQPGGVPAGFEASIARRLSQVLAGAAGQVAVFDFDNTCIVGDIGELYSHYLIDRVAYRYDLEAFWELVHPEEGRDELRMLSQALRAMGEQAREADPRYARYLAEMGALYGRRLERLGKRACYEWAVRLHVGLSPAEMEAYTVEAIAGELRRELRDECRFSGRGEEVRIARGVRVVSQVRGLMEALRRAGAEVWVVSATNVWTVRVFAQLLGVAPEQVIGNRVELDGERLSSRTARPVLFREGKVEAIKEVIGRRPWLAVGDAGTDFEMLCDAEHALVMDKGDALLRREGPGRGFMMQERDALDMEAPEVALKALDVLRGVEPVVAR, encoded by the coding sequence ATGCAAGGACAAGCGCAGCCGGGCGGGGTGCCCGCCGGTTTTGAAGCCTCGATCGCCCGGCGCCTGAGTCAGGTGCTGGCGGGGGCGGCCGGGCAGGTGGCGGTGTTCGATTTTGATAACACCTGCATCGTGGGGGATATCGGGGAGCTCTACTCGCATTATCTGATCGACCGGGTGGCCTACCGCTACGATCTGGAGGCGTTCTGGGAGCTGGTGCACCCGGAGGAGGGGCGTGACGAGCTGCGGATGTTGAGTCAGGCGCTGCGGGCGATGGGCGAGCAGGCGCGTGAGGCCGACCCGCGTTATGCGCGCTATCTGGCCGAGATGGGGGCGCTTTACGGGCGGCGGCTGGAGCGGCTGGGCAAGCGGGCCTGCTACGAGTGGGCGGTACGTTTGCATGTGGGGTTGAGCCCGGCGGAGATGGAGGCCTACACGGTGGAGGCGATCGCTGGCGAGCTGCGCCGAGAGTTGCGCGATGAGTGTCGCTTTAGCGGGCGCGGCGAAGAGGTGCGGATCGCGCGCGGCGTGCGCGTGGTCTCCCAGGTGCGCGGGTTGATGGAGGCACTGCGTCGGGCCGGCGCCGAGGTCTGGGTGGTCTCGGCCACCAATGTGTGGACGGTGCGGGTGTTTGCGCAGCTGCTGGGCGTGGCGCCGGAGCAGGTGATCGGCAATCGGGTGGAGCTCGACGGGGAGCGCCTCAGCTCGCGCACGGCTCGGCCGGTGCTCTTTCGGGAGGGGAAGGTCGAGGCGATCAAGGAGGTGATCGGACGGCGGCCCTGGCTGGCGGTGGGCGATGCCGGTACCGACTTTGAGATGCTCTGTGATGCCGAGCACGCGCTGGTGATGGATAAGGGCGATGCGCTCTTAAGGCGCGAGGGGCCGGGGCGTGGGTTTATGATGCAGGAGCGAGACGCACTTGATATGGAGGCGCCCGAGGTGGCGTTGAAGGCGTTGGACGTATTGAGAGGCGTAGAGCCTGTGGTGGCGAGATGA
- a CDS encoding type B 50S ribosomal protein L31, which translates to MKSDIHPQYNPVIFVDGEHEIITKSTMTSKETREIDGVEHYVVQVEISAYSHPFYTGKQKLMDTEGRVDRFLKRYNMTRDEAKVASGDDESSDEA; encoded by the coding sequence ATGAAGTCCGATATCCATCCCCAGTACAACCCGGTGATCTTCGTTGACGGTGAGCACGAGATCATCACCAAGTCCACCATGACCTCCAAAGAAACCCGCGAGATCGATGGTGTGGAGCACTACGTAGTTCAGGTTGAAATCAGCGCTTACTCCCACCCCTTCTACACCGGGAAGCAGAAGCTGATGGACACCGAAGGTCGCGTCGACCGCTTCCTCAAGCGCTACAACATGACGCGCGACGAGGCCAAAGTCGCCTCCGGCGACGACGAGTCCTCCGACGAGGCCTGA
- a CDS encoding HTH domain-containing protein gives MTFAEAAIEVLFRAGRPLHFKKITEAAISENLLSHVGRTPEATMGERLNQELKKEGSSPVVSVRPGVFTLREDYVKKLESDGRERLPLGAKKASAPAPAPTNGKAPAPEARGEAESEEGDSRRSSSRRRRRRGSRNSSRGSRAEARPETREEESREEESAPSPRKSSASRRRSSASRRKSSSSRRKSSASKREKTRGDRNGRGERNGRGERHEGRRTERRDTRRPARTARSTNRHLKEGPVRMDTIAEAAMTVLSDNNKRPMKVKDLAEAIFERKLVRFHTHDPAATVQAAIAGDNQIREQKGNRPYFIQYDRERWGLTEWGLSQSSVEREEQILSLAEEIRQDAVSHLGQALTDVKAEAVEHLALTLMERLGYRNIKVSKRSSEGDVFFTSDWRQGLADVRVCIQVVGDSSQELSSNAVTDLRGTLHHYSASEGVIIHLGNINAEAVKESREEKLAAITLIDRDTFVELLIKHGIGVRTYQTPITMVDTSFIEALASA, from the coding sequence ATGACCTTTGCAGAAGCTGCCATTGAGGTTCTTTTTCGCGCAGGACGCCCGCTCCATTTCAAAAAAATCACCGAAGCTGCCATCAGTGAAAACCTCCTCTCCCACGTGGGCCGCACCCCCGAAGCGACCATGGGAGAGCGCCTGAATCAGGAGCTCAAGAAAGAAGGCTCCTCGCCGGTCGTCAGCGTACGCCCCGGCGTCTTCACCCTGCGTGAAGACTATGTCAAGAAACTTGAGAGCGATGGCCGCGAGCGCCTGCCCCTGGGCGCCAAAAAAGCCAGCGCCCCCGCACCGGCCCCGACCAACGGCAAGGCTCCGGCGCCCGAAGCCCGTGGCGAAGCCGAGAGCGAAGAAGGCGACAGCCGCCGCTCCTCGAGCCGCCGCCGGCGTCGTCGTGGCTCCCGCAACAGCTCGCGAGGCAGCCGCGCCGAAGCACGTCCGGAGACCCGCGAAGAAGAAAGCCGCGAAGAGGAAAGCGCCCCGAGCCCTCGCAAGTCCTCCGCCAGCCGTCGCAGGTCCTCCGCCAGCCGTCGCAAGTCTTCGTCGAGCCGCCGCAAGTCCTCCGCCAGCAAGCGCGAGAAGACCCGTGGCGACCGTAACGGCCGCGGTGAGCGTAACGGTCGCGGTGAACGTCACGAGGGGCGCCGCACTGAGCGCCGCGACACCCGCCGTCCGGCCCGCACCGCCCGCTCGACCAACCGCCACCTCAAAGAGGGCCCGGTGCGCATGGACACCATCGCCGAAGCCGCGATGACCGTGCTCAGCGATAACAACAAACGCCCGATGAAGGTCAAAGACCTGGCCGAAGCCATCTTCGAGCGCAAACTCGTCCGCTTCCACACCCACGATCCGGCCGCCACCGTGCAGGCCGCCATCGCCGGCGACAACCAGATCCGCGAGCAGAAGGGCAACCGCCCCTACTTCATTCAGTACGATCGCGAGCGCTGGGGACTCACCGAATGGGGCCTCTCCCAGAGCTCGGTCGAGCGCGAAGAGCAGATCCTCTCGCTGGCCGAAGAGATCCGCCAGGACGCCGTCAGCCACCTGGGTCAGGCGCTCACCGATGTCAAAGCCGAGGCCGTCGAGCACCTCGCCCTCACCCTGATGGAGCGCCTGGGCTACCGCAACATCAAGGTCTCCAAGCGCTCCTCCGAAGGCGATGTCTTCTTCACCTCGGACTGGCGTCAGGGGCTGGCCGATGTGCGCGTGTGCATCCAGGTCGTCGGCGATAGCTCCCAGGAGCTCTCCTCCAACGCGGTCACCGACCTGCGCGGCACCCTGCACCACTACTCCGCCAGCGAAGGCGTCATCATCCACCTGGGCAACATCAACGCCGAGGCCGTTAAAGAGAGCCGCGAAGAGAAACTCGCCGCGATCACGCTGATCGACCGCGACACCTTCGTGGAACTCCTGATCAAGCACGGCATCGGCGTGCGCACCTACCAGACGCCGATCACCATGGTCGACACCTCGTTCATCGAGGCCCTGGCCTCGGCATGA
- the lipB gene encoding lipoyl(octanoyl) transferase LipB, translated as MILLRPGLVPYGQALAWQLQLRQRLQEGRAHHPTGYLLCLEHPPVVTLGKRGRAEDIFGLDQLRDRGTQFFKIDRGGEATYHGPGQLVVYPVVRLDALGLGVVDLIRGLANSLSRALADFGLDADYDTDHPGLWTRTTPPRKIASVGMRVSGGVTTHGAAVNLINDLIPFSLFVPCGMPNAPVTRLLDHLDTPDGCNVEAFTERFLNHFAAFLDCQFEPLDLAPPPPEEAAPSMPL; from the coding sequence ATGATCCTCCTTCGCCCCGGTCTCGTCCCCTACGGGCAGGCGCTGGCCTGGCAGCTTCAGCTGCGCCAGCGCCTGCAAGAGGGCCGCGCCCACCACCCCACCGGCTACCTGCTCTGCCTGGAGCATCCCCCGGTGGTCACGCTGGGCAAGCGCGGCCGGGCCGAAGATATCTTCGGCCTGGACCAGCTCCGAGACCGGGGCACCCAATTCTTCAAAATCGATCGCGGGGGCGAAGCCACCTACCACGGCCCCGGCCAGCTGGTGGTCTACCCGGTGGTCCGCCTCGATGCGCTGGGCCTGGGCGTCGTGGATCTTATCCGCGGCCTGGCCAACTCCCTCTCCCGGGCACTGGCCGATTTCGGCCTCGACGCCGACTACGACACCGACCACCCCGGCCTCTGGACCCGGACCACGCCCCCACGCAAGATCGCCAGCGTGGGCATGCGCGTCTCCGGCGGCGTCACCACCCACGGGGCCGCCGTCAACCTCATCAACGACCTGATCCCCTTCTCCCTCTTTGTGCCCTGCGGCATGCCCAACGCCCCGGTCACTCGCCTCCTCGATCACCTCGACACCCCCGATGGCTGCAACGTCGAAGCCTTCACCGAGCGCTTTCTCAACCACTTCGCGGCCTTCCTCGACTGCCAGTTCGAACCCCTCGATCTGGCCCCCCCGCCCCCCGAAGAAGCCGCCCCCTCGATGCCTCTCTGA